Sequence from the Argentina anserina chromosome 7, drPotAnse1.1, whole genome shotgun sequence genome:
TTATTACTTTAGTATTCTGGGAAGCCACTACAGTTTTGCAAGCTGTTCTTTCCCAATACCACTGGTTTAGTTATCATCCACAGAATCGAGCATCGATCTACAAAGACCTAAGGTTCCTCAATCAAGTAGCCAAAACAGAGCTGAAATTCTACACTATGCCAAATCGAACTAAAATTCGCATTAGCTACAGAGAATCGTAATAATAACTCTAACCTGTTTAAGCAGGTAAAAAGTCGAGACGTTTTACCAATGTAGGTCATTTTCCTAGTTAATGGGTATTATTGTACTTTCCCTACTTGGGTATCCTTTACCTTCTTCCACCACAAATGCTCCACATTTTCCCGCCAAAACAACTTTCCCAActtcaaaaccaaaaacccaaaGCTCGAAACTTTCAATGTtctaagagagagagagagagagagatggaggcGGAGAAAGCTGGAGCGTCGCTGGACTCGCTGATCGCCGGGTTCAACAGTCGGATCTCGGAGCTCCAGGAACTCGTGATTGCTCGAAACAGTAAGACCCGACCCGGATTAACCCAAACCCTACTTCAATTCAATTTCATAGCATTCTTCACTAAATCTCTGAAACGTGAACGGTTTCAGTGTTCCCGGCCAGCAGCCTCACCGATTTGACGGCCGTGGACGCCGCCGTGAAGGCCATGGAGCTTCAGGTCCAGGCCATCAAGGACCGCGTTCGCGACGAAACCCTAGCTATCCCCAAAGCTAAAGTAccatcttctctctctctctctctctttttatttGTGCCTTTGGATTGggctttgtttgatttctgagaaatttcatgaaattttgtaattttcgtCGTTTCGTTTTGGAAATGATGTCACAGATTGAAGTGAATTAGTTCAAAATTTGGGCTGTGAATTGTGTCTGTGGCAGTTTCGATGAATGATGTGTGATTAGATGGTACAATGTGATTGCAGAAACTGATCGATGCATCGCTGAAGCAGCAAAGGAAATTGAAGGACATGTCAATTTATGCGCCAACTCATGTTCCTGAAAGGATGTCAATGTTGAATTTGGATACAAATAGATGGTAGCAGGACTTTCTTAGGCATATCCCGGcatatgtggatgatatatTGTTGATTTGAGTAGTTTGTTTGCATTTGTTTGGTGGAGAGCTTATACTGATTCTTTGTTTCAGTTTATTTCCGGAAAGCTCTCAGCAAAACACTGGTTCTGGGATGTTTAAGCTTGAAGAGGATCCtggaccaccaccaccacctaaGGTACATCCCTCTTACACACATTTCTGCCAATTTTTGGTGTCTTTTCTGTAATCGTGTATAGCTACACGCTCTAAATGCAGTTTGAGGGTGACCTATTCGTTGCTTTTTGGTTAATTTCAGGAGAAAAAGGGTCGTTCCGCACCACCGTTGTGGTTTTTAAGTGCTGAAGAGCTGGATTCCTTGTCATCGTGAGTAAAGTTTCCTTTCTGAATTCTTTTGTTGTATTCGTTAACATGGAGTCtaacatttcattctttttgTTTTCGACAACAATAGCATATGTACATGGTATTTACTTATAGTGTTACACATCTGACATGGTCATGGTTATGCACGCTGTCTGATGGGAGATTCCAAAGTCAAGTTATGCTAACCTGGCACCGAAAAAGTATGTAATACACAAAAACATTTCATACATTCTAATAATGTCATTGTCTCAGTATTACTAACATTGGCTGTCCTGTTGAATACATATAATTTGTCAATCTTCCCTCCTTGACAGGATTTGAGACGAAAATTAGTTCCAATCTCAGAGCAAACAATTTCTATAATCTCTCCACTTTCAAAGTAGCTATGCATCCACAAACTACTGCAATTGTTTTCTTGATAATTTTCCATAAAAAAGGTTTCCTCTTGCTATGCTAGAAGCATATGCAAAACAAATAGATGTTAAGTGTATAAATCCTGACAGAGTTGAACTCGACTTGACTAAGAGATCTGTCTCTTCCCGCTGATACAGGTATCTCATAAAATGGGCCTTTAGTTTTATTGAGTACCCCTCTGGAAGCCGTATAAAACTCTTTCCAACTATAATTTGATCCAGAATCCATGAAAATGATGGTTTAATAAACCAGAAATTGTAAATTATGAAGCCATCTTTAACTTGTTGTATGCGTCAATGGAAGAGAAAATGGTATTTAAAGACTCAAACAGTCAAAAGTAAAGTTGTGTATAAGGTAATTATGTAACTAATCCAAGGTAGATTGGTGTTGGAAAAGGGGGTTTTTCTGTATTCAGTCCTTGTTATTGGGGTCATTTTCTTGTGCTAAGTATCACCAACTGCAGATACATGAGAGGAAGGCTTACATTAGAGAAGATCAATGCAGCTATTAATGACATGGCGACATATGCTGAAGCAAATTATCAGCTCATAGCTgctccaaaaaaaaatgtatgcaGTCTGCCTCTCAAATATTTGGTTTGTTCGTCTTCATGACaggtttgattttgtttatcaAATATCATGCAGGTGGCAGGAGACCGTTGGGAAAAGGCCCTGGTAAGTGAACTTAAACCACATTACGTACTGGTCTGATTTTCTGGGGTTTCAGTCTGGGGCCAGTTGGCCCATAGAGTACACAATGTCTGGTAGCTCCTCTTCATGCTTGGTGAAGTTCCGCATTCATCTATAGTCCTAGATTTGATGGTCAAGGAATGAATACACATATCTAGCTAGTACCTTCTCAGTCTCAAATTTCTAGAGGTCTCAAAAAGAatgttatatttgttttaggAACCATCGAACAAATAATGTGTTGTCAATTAGGGGATTCTGTATTTGTATTCCCATTTGCATCAATGAGCATGTAGCTTTTTCGGTTGTCCCTAGTTAAATTGTCTTATTTGTAAGGTGTAAGACTGCACATTTATGCTATTAGTATTGATGATGCtacaacaaatacaggaaatAAGAGATATTGGAATGCATGAAGCA
This genomic interval carries:
- the LOC126803589 gene encoding spindle and kinetochore-associated protein 1 homolog, which gives rise to MEAEKAGASLDSLIAGFNSRISELQELVIARNMFPASSLTDLTAVDAAVKAMELQVQAIKDRVRDETLAIPKAKKLIDASLKQQRKLKDMSIYAPTHVPERMSMLNLDTNRCLFPESSQQNTGSGMFKLEEDPGPPPPPKEKKGRSAPPLWFLSAEELDSLSSYMRGRLTLEKINAAINDMATYAEANYQLIAAPKKNVAGDRWEKALEIRDIGMHEAVKGKHFFLETDMKGPSLKLDNTGKAILTVLRHLGRVSESRIGHHRVIILLKPQ